The region ATAGTCATTTTTTTCTATATTATCGTTTAGCAAATTTACTAATATATTTACTATTTTATCAGTATCTGAAAAAATAATATCGTTTATATCTTTTATTAATTTATCATATTCTTGATTGACTATTTTTTCATCTATAATATTTTGATTAATATTATTATAATTTTTTATATTTTTAGATTCTGAATCATTATCTAATAATTTAGAAAAATAATATAAAAACATTTTATAAAACAAAAACAAAACTAAAATTATCAAAAATATTTTAAAAATATATATAACATAATAATTATCTAAAAAAACAATAAGATTATTTTGATTAGCAAATTTAAAAGTACTTATAGTTACACTATCACCTCTACTATTATCAAAGCCTACTATATTTTGTATTAAATTTATTAATTTATTTAATTCATCATCATTTAATTTCTTATTATTTTTAATATTTTCATTAATTGTAATAACAACATTTATTTTTTCTATCGTTGCATAACTATCTTTATATACATTTTTTAAATCATCATTTTTTCTTTTTTCTTGATTAAAATCAAAAATAGTATTAACTTTAACTATAAATAAATTTTCATCTCCTAAAATAGGTAATAATATATTAATAATTTTTTGTTCTAAAAAAAAATCATAATCTTTTTTGTATTGAATTTGTCTCTTAACATAATCAAAATTTTTATCATTACTTAAAACATTACTATCATAATACAAAAAATTATTATTAAATGCTTTATTAAAATATTCTTTATCGCATAATAAAAATATTAAAATAAATAAAAAAACACTAAAAACAATAAAAATAGCTAACTTATATTTTGATATAAAATTAGAATTTTCATTGTCTATATTTTTAAAAAAATAATCATAAATCATTCTTTAAATATGAACCCAACCACTTAATATTATTTTTATTTTTTAAAATCATTTTAATATTATCATCGTCTATATGCCCATCAAAATCAATAAAAAAACTATATTCAAAATCCTTAGTTTTTAAAGGTCTTGATTCAATTTTAGTTAAGTTGATATTTGCTTCTTTAAACTCATTAAGTAAATCAACTAAAGCACCTGCTTTATGTGCTGTATTTGCTAGAATTGATGTTTTAGAATTGCTTGATTTTTCGCAAGAATGTTTGCTAAGCACTAAAAATCTAGTTTTATTTGCCTTATTATCTTCAATACATTCAAACATTAAAGGCAAATCGCTTAGTTTTGCTGCAATTTTTGAGCAAATTGCAGCTGAGTTTGGCGTATCTTTTGCTAATTTTGCAGCAGCGGCTGTGCTTTTAGTAGGGACAAACTCAATGTCTAAAATATTATGAGCTTCTAAGAATTTTTTGCACTGATTATAGCCTTGTGGATGAGAAAAAATCACTTTAATATCTCTTATATCATCAGTTGTGCTTGCGAATGAATGATGAATATCTAAATAATTCTCAGCAAAAATCAAAATATCATCGTATTTTGCAAGACAATCAAGAGTAGCTCCAACCCCACCTTCTGTATTGTTTTCTATAGGAACTACTGCATAAGATACTTCATCGTTATTTAAACTAACAAAAACATCTTCAATAGTAGCAATCTCAATATATTCACTAAGCGCTCCAAACCACAATCTTGCTGCTTGATGAGTATAAGTGCCAATTGGACCTAAAAACGCAACTCTTTGTGGTAATTCAAGATTTCTTGAAATTGCAAAAATCTCTTGATAAATTGCTTTAATTGCGTCTTTTTCCAATAAGCCTTTGCTATTTTCACTTAGTCTATTTATTATCTCGTTTTCTCTTACAGGACGATAAATTGGACTACCTTCATTATGCTTTAAAATACCAACTTGCTTTACAAATTCCATTCTTTGATTTAATAATTTAATTATTTCATCATCAATTTTATTTATATTTTGTCTAATTTCTTCTAAATTCATAATATACTCACAAACAAGATAATTCATTAGCTATTAATTCATCAAAACTTTGAGCTTTATTTATTAATTTTAACTCATTGTTATATAAAGAATATTCAGCAACCTTTGTTCTTGAATTATAATTTGAGCTCATTACAAATCCGTAAGCTCCTGAACTTTTAATAACTACTAAATCATTTGCCATTAAAGGTGGTAAAACTATATCTTTTGCTAAGAAATCTCCACTTTCACAAACTCCACCAACTAAATCAGCCTTGCTACTTTCATTTAGCTTATTTACACTAGGAAAGCTTAAAATCTCATGATATGCTTCATA is a window of Campylobacter sp. MG1 DNA encoding:
- the pheA gene encoding prephenate dehydratase, with the translated sequence MMNLEEIRQNINKIDDEIIKLLNQRMEFVKQVGILKHNEGSPIYRPVRENEIINRLSENSKGLLEKDAIKAIYQEIFAISRNLELPQRVAFLGPIGTYTHQAARLWFGALSEYIEIATIEDVFVSLNNDEVSYAVVPIENNTEGGVGATLDCLAKYDDILIFAENYLDIHHSFASTTDDIRDIKVIFSHPQGYNQCKKFLEAHNILDIEFVPTKSTAAAAKLAKDTPNSAAICSKIAAKLSDLPLMFECIEDNKANKTRFLVLSKHSCEKSSNSKTSILANTAHKAGALVDLLNEFKEANINLTKIESRPLKTKDFEYSFFIDFDGHIDDDNIKMILKNKNNIKWLGSYLKNDL